TAATTTTGTGTGTACCAAATTGTGCACTTTATCCTTCTCTCCTCTATATTCCGAAACATTCTGTGCGTTACTTTGTAAACAAAATGACACTAATAAAAACAATAATACTTTCCTCATAAACCATTAGATATTTAGCCAAAAATAAGAATTTTAACATTTGGACTTGTTAATGGCGAGTTAAAACAAAAAAACCACAATTTGAAAATTGTGGTTTATCATTTATATATTGTAGAAAGATATTACTGAACAGGTTCAGCATAAATTTTTTCGGTCTCAAATTGACCTCCGAACATATCTTTAATTTTCTCTAATCCTTTTTCTCTATCCTTATTGTTTACTTTCTGAACCATACTCATTATTTTCTGTGGATTCATATTATTACCTAAAATTCTAGTAACACCAAAACCAAAATCTTTTGCATAAACAATAGCTACAATTTCATCAATTGCATCAGCCTCTCCTGCATAATAAATAGTAGCCTTACCTCTCTTATCATTCACACGGATTAAAGATTTATAATCGGTGTTCTTCATGATACCTTTTAATCTTTTTCTTTCGGTATCAAATTGATCTTCTGTTGCTTTGTTTACTGGTAAAAAAGCAATATTTACCTTTTTTACACTTTTAAAAGTTTCCTGATCTTCTTCAGAAGTAGTTTCGAAATAAGGAGCAAGCATACTTGTTGAAAAATCAAATCGCATATAATCTGCGTTTTCCTCAGATTTAATTAAATAGCTCTGCAAGCTTTCTTCCTTTTTACAAGAAGTTAATACTAAAGAAATACAAATAATAGCAAATGTGAATAGTTTTTTCATGGTATACTTTTTTTAATTTTTTGAATAAGAAACATAGTCTAAATTAATAGACTATGTTAATTTTTGTTTATTAGAAATCTAAATTATTCTTTAGACTTTTTATCATAATCGTTAGCAATCTCTGCTAATTCATTCATATTAATTTCCCCTATTAAAGATATGATTGTAGAACTTGGTTTATCATCTTTTGAATCCTTGCTTTTTACAAACATTAAAACTTCACTTACAATATCTTTATTTTTTGTAGACTTAATATAAATTTTAACTCTAGATCCTTTGTCTTTCACACGCATCAATTGAGTCATGTTTCCTTTTTTGATGGCAGCATTTGCCATAGCTTCCATTTTTGATGCTATTGAAGAATTTTCTGTTGAAAATACTTTTAATTCTTCTAGCCCTTTAGCTGTATTGAAAACTTTCATGTCTTCAGATTTAGCATCTGGAAACTTCTTTAATAAATCGAAAGCTGCTTTTGTTACTACAACTGTTGATACATCATCAAGATCTTCTAAAGAATCGAACATTCCCTGAGCAAAAGTTATGTTTGACATAAACGCTAATGCTAATACTAATATTACTTTTTTCATGATTTACTTATTTACTTAATACTTGGTTTTACTTTTAAAATTTTTAATTTTTTACTTTTTTGAGTACTGTATTTGCAGTGTTCTCATAGATTTTCAATTGCTTAACAGCATCATTTCCTTTGTTTAAATTATCAGAAACTGCATATAATGCGTCATTTCCTTTATTTAGATGAAATGAAACTTTTTGAAGTGCTTCCTTTACTTGAGCAAAATACATTCGCTGTTGGTATTCATCGTACTGAATTTTACCTACGTAAGCACTTACTAGCAAAGCTAAAGATGCTGCTACGGTCATCCATTTAAAGTTCTTTTTTCTTTTGATCTCAGGTTTTAACTTAATGGCTTTTGTATACGTCTCGCTTTGATTCTGTTTAAAATACCCGAACATTATTGCATAATCTTGCAAGTGTTCCGCTACATTTCCTGAAGTAAAATACTCTCTTAATTGAGTTTCTTCTTGTAATGTTGTTTCAGCTTCTAGGTATTTCTCGATTAACTTTTCTATGTTAGCTAACTCCATAGTTATGTTGTTTAATTAATGCTTCTCTAATTGTTTTACGCGCTCTTGATAATGCTACTCTCACTGCTGTTGGTTTCATATCTACCATTTCACAAATTTCATCAAAATCGTATTGCTCAATATCTCTTAATTGAATAATAATCTTTTGTTGTTCTGGTAAATTTTCAATGAGCTTATGAACATTATTTACACTATCCTTATATTCTATCTTCTTTTCTAAAGAAGTATCCTTCTCTTTATAATTGCTATGAACTAAAGTTAAATTACCAGCTTGTTTAGATTTTAATCTATCAAAACAATAATTTTTCGTCATGGTCATCGCAAACGCTTCTACGTTTTTATAATCAGCCAACTTCTCTTTATTTCTCCATAATTTAAAGTAAAGCTCTTGAGTTGCATCTTCTGCTTCTTCCGTAGAAACAAGCAAACGTTTCGCTAAACGAAAAACTTTATCTTTAAATGGTAATACAACTTTTAAAAAGTCTGACTGTTTCATTGTTTGGTAATTGAGTTAGTTGTAATTAATTGATCTTGTTTATGTCTTATTTATCAATTTTACACCCTTACGACGACGCATAAATAATTTTGTTACAAAGAAAGTTAAAAAAAATACTAACTTTGACATAAATTGCGTTATCACTAAGATTAAACCTGTGTATATGATGAATATTTCCCGCCTTAAAAATCTTTTTTTACTTGTTTTAACATTGACTTTAGTTAATTGTTCTAAAACAGAAGACATACCACAAGATATAGAAATTAACGACTTTGTTTGGGGTGGAATGAATGCCTATTATAAATGGCAAGGTGTTGTACCTGATTTATCTGACAACAGATTCTCTACAAGGGAACAATTAAATAGTTATTTAGCTGGAACTGGTACACCAGAAGAATTATTCAGTAGTTTACTTTCTTTACCTAATGAATTTCCGAAAGATCCGGACCGAGTATTTTCTTGGATCACTAGCGATTATATTGCTTTAGAAAATTCTTTTCAAGGAATACGTTTAACTAGTGGAATGAAATTAACTGCTGTTCCTTATGCAGATAATTCAGGGAATACATATGTTGTTGTTACAGACGTTGTAGCTGGATCTGATGCTGCTACAAAAGGAGTAACTAGAGGAATGATTATTTCTGAAGTAAACGGAACACAAATTACAAGTGGGAATGTAAACAGCTTATTTGTTCCAAATAGTTTTACAATAGGAATTGCAGATTTTAACGGTGGTAATCCAGTTGCAAATGGAACTACTTTCGATATTTCTAAAACTGAAGTTACCGAAAATCCTATTAAAGTAGCAACAATTATCAACCAAGGAGCCAATAGAATTGGATACCTAATGTATAACCAGTTTGCTTCTGATTTTGATGCCCAACTAAATCAAGCTTTTGCTGATTTTCAAACTGGAGGCGTAACGGATTTAGTTCTTGACTTACGTTATAATGGTGGTGGTTCTGTAAATTCTGCTATCTATTTATCGAGCATGATTACTGGACAATTTAATGGTGAAGTTTTTGCAAATAAAATTTGGAATGAAAAAGTAATGGCAAGCTTCAGTAGTGAAAGCTTTATTGATAGGTTTACCAACAGAATTATTAAAAAAGATAATAACGGTAATACAACTTTAGATGAAGCTATTAGCAGCTTAAACTTAAACACAGTTTATATTATTGTTAGTGAGCAAACGGCATCTGCATCTGAACTTGTTATTAATGGTTTACGTCCATATATAGATGTTAATTTAATAGGAACGGAAACTGTTGGAAAGCAGGTAGCATCAATTACGTTATATGATTCTGATGATTACACTCGTAATGGACCTAACTTTAATTCACGCCACACCTATGCAATGCAACCTATTGTATTAGAAATTCAAAATAAAGACGGACAGAATGAACCGAATGGATTTACCGCTGAAGTTCAAATATCAGAGGATTATTCAAACTTAGGAGTTCTTGGAGATCCAACAGAACCATTATTGGCAAGAGCTATTCAATATATTACAACTGGATCAAAACCTAGCCCTATTTTAGGAAGAAGAAATCAAGAGAAACCAATTTGGAATTCTCAAATGAGAAACCCAGATTACAATACAATGTATATTACGTTTAAGTAAATATTGGTACAAAAATATATTCCAATCGAGCTACCTAATTTTAGGTAGCTTTTTTATTGAATTAAATTTATAAATTTGAGCAAACCAAAAAAATTAGCTACGCATGATTACCAATACATCTTTAGTATGGAAATATATTTCGAATCTGTTTATTTCAATTGATCAACTAGGAAATGTTCTTGCCGGAGGTTATGCAGATAATACAATTTCATCAAGAATAGGATATTACAATAACCATTATTTTTCTGACAGAAGTCAAGTTCCATTATATTGGAAAATACTAGAACAAATTATTGACTTTACCTTCAAACCTGTTGACGGACCAAATCACTGTAATGAATCTTACTTAATTGATTCTAGTGAGGTTTTTGATAATCGAATAACAAATTTCTGTATTGTATTTGCTTGTATAGTAATTGTAGTTCCGAGCTGTGTTTTTATCGGTGCTTTCCTATATTTAGTTACAGCTTTAGGTATCGTTAAACAGAAAACTATTGATAGAAATAAAAATATTGACAGACGTTTTTCTGGATGTAACAAATACGTTCGTAGCATTCAATATGAAGCAACCAATTACAGAAATCAAGTAAATTTCGAAAATCTAAATGAGCAAAAGGAAGATTTAATTGAAAAAATTAATAACTTAAATTAAAATAAACTTTGTTGTAGCTCTTCATTAGGAATTTTCAAATCTGTTCCTAAAGTAGCATTTAATTTATTGATAAAATAAGCAGCCAATAATGGAGATTCTACTTCTAAATTTTGATGTACAAAAAAATGAATATTTCTAAGTCCTAAATCTACCCATTCCGAGAGTCTTAAAACCCAATCATCCAATCTTCGATAATCTGAAGAATGATTAGCACCTACATAACGAATAAAAGCTTCATTATTTGTTAAGCGCATATGCATCATATCTCTTCTGCCAGCTGTGTCCACAATAGTATTTGAAACACCATTTTTCTCTAATAACTCGTAAAACTCTGATGCTACAGACTCATCGGTAAACCAATCTGTATGTCTACATTCAACCGTTAAAGGAATTTCAGTTGGCCAACTTTCAACAAAATTCTGTAATCGATCAAAATTCTTAGGTCCGAAATTAGCATGTAGTTGCAAAAAAATAGTACCTAGCTTCTCCTCTAACCTAGTAGCTGCATCTAAATAATAATTCACCAAATCTGCAACTCCTTGAAGGCGTTTCCAATGGCTAATATCTTGGGTTAATTTTGGGAAAAATTTAAATCCTTCTGGAGTTTTATTTTTCCATTTCTCAAACTGTTCAGGTGGAAATTGACGATAAAATGTAGCGTTTAATTCTATAGAATTAAATTGACTAGAATAATAAATCAATTCATCCTTAGTACCTCTGGGGTAAAAACC
This genomic window from Tenacibaculum sp. 190524A05c contains:
- a CDS encoding DUF4252 domain-containing protein gives rise to the protein MKKLFTFAIICISLVLTSCKKEESLQSYLIKSEENADYMRFDFSTSMLAPYFETTSEEDQETFKSVKKVNIAFLPVNKATEDQFDTERKRLKGIMKNTDYKSLIRVNDKRGKATIYYAGEADAIDEIVAIVYAKDFGFGVTRILGNNMNPQKIMSMVQKVNNKDREKGLEKIKDMFGGQFETEKIYAEPVQ
- a CDS encoding DUF4252 domain-containing protein, giving the protein MKKVILVLALAFMSNITFAQGMFDSLEDLDDVSTVVVTKAAFDLLKKFPDAKSEDMKVFNTAKGLEELKVFSTENSSIASKMEAMANAAIKKGNMTQLMRVKDKGSRVKIYIKSTKNKDIVSEVLMFVKSKDSKDDKPSSTIISLIGEINMNELAEIANDYDKKSKE
- a CDS encoding sigma-70 family RNA polymerase sigma factor; this encodes MKQSDFLKVVLPFKDKVFRLAKRLLVSTEEAEDATQELYFKLWRNKEKLADYKNVEAFAMTMTKNYCFDRLKSKQAGNLTLVHSNYKEKDTSLEKKIEYKDSVNNVHKLIENLPEQQKIIIQLRDIEQYDFDEICEMVDMKPTAVRVALSRARKTIREALIKQHNYGVS
- a CDS encoding S41 family peptidase, whose protein sequence is MTLVNCSKTEDIPQDIEINDFVWGGMNAYYKWQGVVPDLSDNRFSTREQLNSYLAGTGTPEELFSSLLSLPNEFPKDPDRVFSWITSDYIALENSFQGIRLTSGMKLTAVPYADNSGNTYVVVTDVVAGSDAATKGVTRGMIISEVNGTQITSGNVNSLFVPNSFTIGIADFNGGNPVANGTTFDISKTEVTENPIKVATIINQGANRIGYLMYNQFASDFDAQLNQAFADFQTGGVTDLVLDLRYNGGGSVNSAIYLSSMITGQFNGEVFANKIWNEKVMASFSSESFIDRFTNRIIKKDNNGNTTLDEAISSLNLNTVYIIVSEQTASASELVINGLRPYIDVNLIGTETVGKQVASITLYDSDDYTRNGPNFNSRHTYAMQPIVLEIQNKDGQNEPNGFTAEVQISEDYSNLGVLGDPTEPLLARAIQYITTGSKPSPILGRRNQEKPIWNSQMRNPDYNTMYITFK
- a CDS encoding DUF72 domain-containing protein, which translates into the protein MKFGKVEQPELVDFSFPKTHKDTERVLSSLDKNEKLSVFVGCAKWNKADLKGFYPRGTKDELIYYSSQFNSIELNATFYRQFPPEQFEKWKNKTPEGFKFFPKLTQDISHWKRLQGVADLVNYYLDAATRLEEKLGTIFLQLHANFGPKNFDRLQNFVESWPTEIPLTVECRHTDWFTDESVASEFYELLEKNGVSNTIVDTAGRRDMMHMRLTNNEAFIRYVGANHSSDYRRLDDWVLRLSEWVDLGLRNIHFFVHQNLEVESPLLAAYFINKLNATLGTDLKIPNEELQQSLF